From the genome of Fusarium oxysporum f. sp. lycopersici 4287 chromosome 3, whole genome shotgun sequence, one region includes:
- a CDS encoding alcohol dehydrogenase, translating into MPVIEIPKEQWAQVLEKPGGLVVHKKVPVHMPGPDEVLVNVKYSGIFHTDLHAMMGDWPLKRKIPLT; encoded by the exons ATGCCTGTTATTGAAATCCCAAAGGAGCAATGGGCGCAAGTACTCGAAAAGCCCGGCGGCC TGGTAGTTCATAAGAAAGTCCCCGTGCATATGCCAGGCCCTGATGAGGTACTGGTTAATGTGAAGTATTCAGGCATCTTTCATACCGATTTACATGCTATGATGGGCGATTGGCcactgaagaggaagatacCTCTCACATGA